One Thermococcus sp. JdF3 genomic window carries:
- a CDS encoding ATPase, T2SS/T4P/T4SS family: MAFDDEKKKKPTSWIDEILNGEDDLLENMLTSSKKTAPRDEKKEPERKKSGEKEAPEAPFPIAGSGGIDLQEILSKPTTPEEAAQSRPTGADLLGEIFSTAPPREEPRPKAKPTSPPPSTLQDILSTFPPAEETKYVGKAEVLDAYGNVRILRVKGEPVPIYEIRLPKLSREEEELLRLIKERAITELQIDPTAFPNPEERRRVFMNAIRKMLKSAAPHFSEGRIEVLADMIVQVMIGYGKLDPLVRDDNLEEVMVIGNNRPVYVWHRRFNMCKTNIVFEEEKEILNIIERIAREVGRRIDQQSPLLDARLPDGSRVNATIPPISLDGPTITIRKFKKDPLTIIDLIKYGTMNTDIAALLWIFVDGLGVKPANVLVAGGTGSGKTTTLNSLGMFIPPSERVITIEDTAELQLPVEHWVRLETRPPNVEGKGEITMDDLVKNTLRMRPDRIIVGEVRGPEARTMFTAMNTGHNGALYDFSVIQLSDGRFVLIGDLIDELFEKYSDRVETYRDLEYIVLDEKDRFEVVSVGPDLNAGKHIVSRVWRRKVRPGEKLIRVRTRTGNEVILTKTHPFFVFSDGDVVRKEAEKLKPGDRVAVMRKPPRPPQRKAIVSPEVYAGISDYYIVPGGEGLVKVPNDGIPPEMAQYLISVNSKPVRIVREVDEKLSYAVGVLLGDGYISSNGYYVSATFDDSSYMNAFTSALSEFLPESEPEIKRNEGYTVVTYGSKIFAEFLHRAFGIPKGRKENLDVPDLVLSNDELLRYFIAGLFDADGYVDENGPAVILTTKSENLARKVWYALQRLGIISTVSRVRNKGYKEGVTFRVTVRGVDDLIRFNRSVPLRHSRKKARLEELIRKYRPHRGKRTDRVPISPAMLEPIRRGLNLRVSELSKLATSHAGEKVSESLIRHVEKGRVKEIRRSALKGIALALQRVAKDLNDDEAWVQAKRLELIADGDVYWDEVVSVDEVEPAELGIEYLYDLTVEEDHNYVANGILVSNCMGTIHANSARETIIRLESPPMSVPRIMIPALDIIIMQVRFHSRKKGTIRRITEIAEISGVEGESIQLNKLYKYDPAKDELVSTGVPSRTLNLLAHHTGMSVSELELEKEKRKIILDWMIERGIRSIEKVGYYIRQFYIDEESLLKKIEAEGSTETSRQIKTLI, translated from the coding sequence TTGGCGTTTGATGATGAGAAGAAGAAAAAGCCCACCTCCTGGATAGATGAAATCCTGAACGGTGAGGATGACCTACTGGAGAATATGCTGACCTCCAGCAAAAAGACCGCTCCCAGGGATGAAAAAAAAGAACCTGAGAGAAAGAAGTCCGGTGAAAAAGAGGCCCCAGAGGCCCCGTTCCCCATTGCGGGGAGTGGGGGTATAGACCTTCAGGAGATACTCAGCAAGCCCACCACTCCCGAGGAAGCCGCTCAGAGTCGCCCCACAGGGGCGGACCTTCTGGGGGAGATTTTCTCCACGGCACCGCCGAGGGAGGAGCCCAGGCCCAAGGCGAAACCCACATCACCACCCCCATCAACCCTTCAGGATATATTGAGCACGTTCCCTCCCGCGGAGGAAACAAAGTACGTTGGAAAGGCTGAGGTTCTCGATGCCTATGGTAACGTTCGCATTTTGCGGGTTAAGGGAGAACCCGTCCCGATATATGAAATACGTCTCCCTAAACTCAGCAGAGAGGAAGAGGAACTCCTCCGCCTTATAAAAGAACGGGCAATAACGGAGCTCCAGATAGACCCCACCGCCTTTCCAAATCCGGAGGAACGGAGAAGGGTCTTCATGAACGCCATCAGGAAAATGCTGAAGTCTGCGGCCCCCCACTTCTCGGAGGGCAGGATAGAGGTACTCGCCGACATGATAGTTCAGGTCATGATAGGCTACGGCAAGCTTGATCCCCTCGTCCGCGACGACAACCTTGAGGAAGTCATGGTCATAGGAAACAACAGGCCGGTTTACGTCTGGCACAGGCGCTTTAACATGTGCAAGACCAACATCGTGTTTGAGGAGGAGAAGGAGATACTGAACATCATCGAGCGCATAGCCAGGGAGGTCGGCAGAAGGATAGACCAGCAGAGTCCCCTCCTTGATGCCCGCCTTCCCGATGGAAGCCGTGTGAACGCGACAATCCCGCCGATCAGCCTCGACGGCCCGACGATAACCATCCGTAAGTTCAAGAAGGACCCGCTCACCATCATAGACCTCATCAAATACGGCACTATGAACACCGACATAGCGGCCCTCCTCTGGATCTTTGTCGATGGACTCGGTGTCAAGCCCGCCAACGTCCTCGTCGCGGGTGGTACCGGTTCCGGTAAGACCACCACCCTCAACTCACTCGGGATGTTTATTCCACCGAGCGAGCGCGTCATCACCATAGAGGACACCGCGGAGCTCCAGCTCCCGGTGGAGCACTGGGTGAGGCTTGAGACGAGACCGCCCAACGTTGAAGGTAAGGGCGAGATAACAATGGACGATCTCGTTAAGAACACCCTCCGTATGAGGCCGGATAGAATCATCGTTGGTGAGGTTCGTGGTCCGGAAGCGAGGACGATGTTCACGGCGATGAACACGGGACATAATGGGGCCCTCTACGACTTCTCGGTCATACAGCTCTCGGACGGCAGGTTCGTGCTCATCGGCGACCTCATCGATGAACTCTTCGAGAAGTACTCGGACAGGGTTGAAACCTACAGGGATTTGGAGTACATAGTCCTCGACGAGAAGGACAGGTTTGAGGTGGTAAGCGTCGGCCCCGACCTGAATGCCGGGAAGCACATCGTTTCAAGGGTCTGGAGGAGAAAGGTAAGGCCCGGGGAGAAGCTTATCCGCGTGAGAACGAGGACAGGCAACGAGGTGATACTCACCAAGACCCACCCGTTCTTCGTCTTCTCCGATGGCGACGTCGTGAGAAAAGAGGCGGAGAAGCTGAAACCCGGCGATAGGGTCGCGGTGATGAGGAAACCGCCGAGGCCACCGCAGAGGAAGGCCATCGTAAGTCCGGAGGTTTACGCGGGGATAAGTGACTACTACATCGTCCCCGGCGGAGAGGGCCTCGTGAAGGTTCCGAACGACGGAATCCCGCCTGAAATGGCCCAATATTTAATCTCAGTCAACTCGAAGCCCGTAAGGATTGTCCGCGAGGTGGACGAGAAGCTCTCCTATGCCGTTGGCGTACTCCTCGGCGACGGCTACATCTCCTCGAACGGCTACTACGTCTCGGCCACCTTCGACGACTCCTCCTACATGAACGCCTTCACCTCGGCCCTGTCGGAGTTCCTGCCGGAGAGCGAGCCCGAAATCAAAAGAAACGAGGGCTACACCGTTGTGACCTACGGCTCGAAGATATTCGCCGAGTTCCTTCACAGGGCATTCGGAATTCCCAAGGGCAGGAAGGAGAACCTCGACGTGCCCGATTTGGTGCTGTCGAACGACGAGCTTTTGAGGTACTTCATAGCGGGCCTCTTCGATGCCGATGGCTACGTGGACGAGAACGGCCCGGCCGTAATCCTCACGACGAAGAGTGAGAACCTCGCGAGGAAGGTCTGGTACGCCCTTCAGAGACTCGGGATAATAAGCACGGTCTCCCGCGTGAGGAACAAAGGCTACAAGGAGGGCGTAACCTTCAGGGTTACCGTGAGGGGCGTTGATGACCTCATCAGGTTCAACCGCTCGGTTCCCCTCAGGCACTCACGGAAGAAGGCGAGGCTTGAGGAGCTCATCAGGAAGTACAGACCGCACCGCGGAAAGAGGACCGACCGCGTTCCGATTTCGCCGGCAATGCTCGAACCCATAAGGAGGGGGCTCAACCTCAGGGTTTCCGAGCTTTCAAAGCTCGCCACCAGCCACGCCGGCGAGAAGGTTTCGGAAAGCCTCATACGCCACGTCGAGAAGGGCAGGGTGAAGGAGATAAGGCGCTCCGCTTTGAAGGGAATAGCCCTCGCCCTCCAGCGGGTGGCGAAGGATTTGAACGATGACGAGGCCTGGGTTCAGGCGAAGAGGCTTGAACTCATAGCGGACGGCGACGTCTACTGGGACGAGGTCGTGAGTGTTGATGAGGTCGAGCCGGCGGAGCTGGGTATAGAGTACCTCTACGACCTCACCGTCGAGGAGGATCACAACTACGTTGCCAATGGTATACTTGTTTCGAACTGTATGGGCACAATCCACGCCAACAGTGCCCGCGAGACAATAATACGCCTTGAGAGCCCTCCCATGTCCGTTCCGAGGATTATGATTCCGGCGCTGGATATAATCATCATGCAGGTCAGGTTCCACAGCAGAAAGAAGGGCACCATAAGGCGCATTACTGAAATAGCGGAGATATCGGGAGTTGAGGGAGAGAGCATACAGCTCAACAAGCTCTACAAGTACGATCCTGCCAAGGACGAGCTCGTATCAACGGGTGTCCCCAGCAGAACCCTCAATCTCCTCGCCCACCACACGGGAATGAGCGTCTCCGAGCTGGAACTGGAGAAGGAGAAGAGAAAGATAATCCTTGACTGGATGATTGAAAGAGGTATCAGGAGCATCGAGAAGGTGGGCTACTATATCCGGCAGTTCTACATAGACGAGGAGTCGCTTCTGAAGAAAATCGAGGCCGAGGGCAGCACTGAGACGAGCAGACAGATAAAGACTTTGATTTGA
- a CDS encoding type II secretion system F family protein — translation MGVFDAFVNFLERLGGKTIEVAERPVRRIPEGRSVQERLKALKQLQKEMETEKREEEKEKQLEEILEWRKQEIQRPFSDRLADAMLRYFKGPIESLTKSLRGLDEDLYRASMTTPKEKYVALILLVAIFSAVFSALFGYLLYLTPDIIVLLAILGFIGGFMYMRHYPRMVWKRRVVEVERALPYALRHMASLLSAGVGIAEAMLSVSRADYGPISEEFEFILMEMRAGSSFEDSLSKFEQKMASESVSRVVKQILRAVKFGGNLSEILYKMAEDFSFEYRMKLVEYVQKVNGISFIYMFLTIVMPTMFVVGILAGSVMAQHLVMPPEALAVILLFAFPGVSFIIINMIKKGEPR, via the coding sequence ATGGGGGTCTTCGATGCGTTTGTCAACTTCCTCGAGCGCCTCGGGGGAAAAACTATCGAGGTTGCGGAAAGGCCCGTCAGAAGGATACCGGAGGGCAGGTCAGTTCAGGAGAGACTGAAGGCCCTCAAACAGCTCCAGAAGGAGATGGAAACTGAAAAGCGGGAGGAGGAAAAGGAGAAGCAGCTTGAAGAAATTCTGGAGTGGCGGAAGCAGGAAATACAGCGCCCGTTCTCTGACAGGCTTGCGGATGCCATGCTGCGCTACTTTAAGGGCCCCATAGAGTCCCTTACTAAATCCCTCCGGGGCCTGGATGAGGACCTTTACCGTGCCAGCATGACAACGCCCAAGGAAAAATACGTCGCCCTCATACTCCTGGTGGCTATTTTCTCCGCGGTGTTCTCTGCCCTGTTTGGATATCTGCTCTACCTGACACCCGATATAATAGTCCTGCTGGCGATCCTTGGTTTTATCGGTGGATTCATGTACATGAGGCACTACCCCCGCATGGTGTGGAAAAGACGCGTGGTGGAGGTGGAACGTGCCCTTCCCTACGCCCTCAGGCATATGGCCTCACTGCTCAGTGCCGGCGTCGGTATCGCGGAGGCCATGCTTTCGGTGTCCAGGGCTGACTATGGCCCAATCTCTGAAGAGTTCGAGTTTATACTGATGGAGATGAGGGCTGGTTCTTCCTTTGAAGACTCCCTATCCAAGTTTGAGCAGAAAATGGCGTCCGAAAGCGTTAGCAGGGTGGTTAAACAGATACTGAGGGCGGTTAAGTTTGGCGGCAACCTCTCCGAGATACTCTATAAGATGGCGGAGGATTTCTCCTTTGAGTACAGGATGAAGTTGGTTGAGTACGTCCAGAAAGTCAACGGTATATCCTTCATTTATATGTTTCTCACGATCGTCATGCCCACGATGTTCGTCGTTGGTATCCTGGCAGGTTCCGTGATGGCCCAGCACCTCGTCATGCCCCCCGAGGCGCTCGCGGTGATACTGCTCTTCGCGTTTCCGGGGGTGTCGTTCATAATCATAAACATGATCAAGAAGGGAGAACCCAGGTGA
- a CDS encoding type II secretion system F family protein → MPRGITSLLVSAFQRILPQKWVKRYEIFIYSAGLNFLAVEYLVISILFGIIGALLVEMVSTWPYSVAAFIALFLGMAFGYPYWKVMKRVEEMEKNLPDAFFYLASSLRAGISFSEALEELTTAKFGALTDEFKKTVAEIKKGRPTVDALRAFAIRNRKSVVLYRSMMIIIEALERGAPMSDVLVYVGNDVREILRIRQERKASTGMQMMFFIITSGFIGPMILAVVYKVMETMGTDMVVLPVDTIKLILLGFVIIQAFISGLGIGVIREGKYSAGLKYSLMLMLVGVAVYQGVSSLNISGGFGL, encoded by the coding sequence ATGCCCCGTGGAATAACGTCTCTGCTAGTCTCTGCGTTTCAACGGATCCTTCCCCAGAAGTGGGTGAAGCGTTATGAGATATTCATTTATTCGGCGGGATTGAACTTCCTTGCTGTTGAGTATCTCGTTATCTCCATCCTGTTCGGTATTATTGGTGCGCTCCTTGTGGAGATGGTGTCCACATGGCCCTACTCTGTGGCCGCGTTCATTGCCCTCTTCCTTGGTATGGCCTTTGGGTATCCCTACTGGAAAGTCATGAAGCGTGTTGAGGAGATGGAGAAGAACCTTCCCGATGCGTTTTTCTACCTTGCCAGCTCACTCCGTGCTGGAATATCCTTCTCGGAGGCGCTGGAGGAGCTTACCACGGCCAAGTTCGGGGCATTGACTGATGAGTTTAAGAAGACCGTGGCGGAGATAAAGAAGGGCCGTCCCACCGTCGATGCCCTCAGGGCCTTTGCAATTCGGAACAGAAAATCGGTGGTCCTGTACAGATCGATGATGATTATCATTGAGGCCCTAGAGCGCGGTGCCCCTATGAGCGATGTTCTGGTCTACGTCGGCAACGACGTGAGAGAGATACTCAGAATCAGACAGGAGCGCAAGGCTTCCACTGGCATGCAGATGATGTTTTTTATAATCACCAGTGGATTCATAGGCCCCATGATACTCGCGGTCGTTTACAAGGTCATGGAGACAATGGGAACGGACATGGTGGTACTCCCGGTTGACACCATCAAACTGATACTCCTGGGCTTCGTTATCATTCAGGCCTTTATCTCCGGCCTTGGAATTGGGGTAATAAGAGAAGGAAAGTACTCCGCCGGGCTTAAGTACAGCCTCATGTTGATGCTTGTGGGTGTGGCCGTCTATCAAGGCGTCTCGTCACTCAACATCAGCGGTGGCTTCGGACTCTGA
- a CDS encoding peptidylprolyl isomerase: protein MKIEAGDFVVFHYIGRFENGEVFDTSYEDIARENEIYVEEREYGPLGVNVGVGEIIPGLDEALLGMEIGEKKTVTIPPEKAYGMPNPELVIEVPLTEFTNIGMEPVEGMYVMTDSGIAKIAKVGEESVSLDFNHPLAGKTLVFEVEIVDIEKGKDSESEATADVE, encoded by the coding sequence ATGAAGATTGAAGCTGGAGATTTTGTGGTGTTCCACTACATAGGCAGGTTTGAGAACGGTGAAGTTTTTGACACGAGTTACGAGGACATCGCCAGGGAAAACGAGATATACGTCGAGGAGAGGGAGTACGGCCCGCTCGGCGTCAATGTCGGTGTCGGCGAGATCATCCCGGGCCTCGATGAGGCACTGCTGGGGATGGAGATCGGTGAAAAGAAGACCGTCACAATTCCGCCGGAGAAGGCCTACGGTATGCCCAACCCGGAGCTGGTCATAGAGGTTCCCCTCACCGAGTTCACCAACATAGGGATGGAGCCGGTTGAGGGCATGTACGTCATGACCGACTCGGGGATAGCAAAGATAGCCAAAGTCGGGGAAGAGAGCGTCAGTCTCGACTTCAACCACCCGCTCGCAGGAAAGACCCTCGTGTTCGAGGTCGAGATAGTGGACATAGAAAAGGGAAAGGACTCAGAGTCCGAAGCCACCGCTGATGTTGAGTGA
- a CDS encoding DUF2118 family protein, with product MEKMPRLYVEAPAEECIKGGKVTRDCVIIQGSVEVWLEKGEEVPDFVEAERAKFLAKEIYDRFYQYVDGTEGRMLADAVLILPDGRTRIYLKKGDELLILPVEGYTKTIIANVGNRVRRGDAFAAVTTKKGEVHYLKPPKTGTVVFIDEITSRPHYVYYILPEE from the coding sequence ATGGAGAAGATGCCGAGGCTCTACGTGGAGGCTCCCGCGGAGGAGTGCATCAAAGGCGGAAAGGTCACCAGGGACTGTGTGATAATCCAGGGGAGCGTTGAGGTCTGGCTGGAAAAGGGTGAGGAGGTTCCCGACTTCGTGGAGGCGGAGAGGGCGAAGTTCCTGGCGAAGGAAATCTACGACCGCTTTTACCAGTACGTGGACGGAACGGAGGGAAGGATGCTCGCCGACGCGGTACTAATTCTCCCCGACGGGAGGACCAGGATATACCTGAAGAAGGGCGACGAGCTGCTCATCCTCCCCGTGGAGGGCTATACAAAGACCATCATAGCCAACGTTGGCAACCGTGTGAGGAGAGGAGACGCCTTCGCGGCGGTGACGACGAAGAAAGGGGAGGTCCACTACCTCAAGCCGCCGAAGACGGGAACGGTTGTCTTCATAGACGAGATAACAAGCAGGCCGCACTACGTGTACTACATCCTGCCCGAGGAATGA
- a CDS encoding DUF4129 domain-containing protein, with protein sequence MSIRVKFAALYTLLFALMTLMMGYSVKNSGLQRSEAPSFGVLLLAIVAVSLLVIFLVLLSWRDLPPGKKKYPVNVRSYLMAWAFAIAGAAGILYYIGRSNPTPSVNSTLNSSLNSTTANGSAIPPAPVYHNDTVSAAPHSGVPSSYVLYGAALLFLAGLSYFAVIYYREALRRRKLREMRLKAELFDRKVEELGLEMFSDPREAVVGIYKNAVLWLEILGVPYKESWTHWEHAERVQIFREPFRGITELFEKAKYAPEKVTWEDAEKALELYRKMRGAVNEVS encoded by the coding sequence ATGTCCATCAGGGTAAAATTCGCGGCACTCTACACCCTGCTGTTTGCACTGATGACCCTCATGATGGGCTACAGTGTTAAAAACTCCGGACTTCAGCGGAGTGAGGCCCCTTCCTTCGGCGTTCTGCTGCTCGCAATCGTTGCCGTCTCCCTGCTGGTCATCTTTCTTGTGCTCCTGAGCTGGAGGGACCTCCCGCCAGGCAAGAAAAAGTATCCCGTTAACGTCAGGTCCTATCTTATGGCCTGGGCGTTCGCGATAGCCGGTGCGGCCGGGATACTCTACTACATCGGCCGCTCGAATCCCACTCCCTCCGTGAACTCCACCCTCAACTCGTCCCTTAACAGCACGACGGCCAACGGCAGCGCTATCCCGCCGGCGCCGGTTTACCACAACGACACCGTTTCAGCCGCCCCTCACTCGGGGGTTCCCTCGAGCTACGTTCTCTACGGTGCGGCGCTTCTGTTCCTCGCGGGCCTGTCCTACTTCGCCGTGATCTATTACCGCGAGGCCCTCAGGAGGAGGAAGCTCAGGGAGATGAGGCTTAAGGCGGAGCTCTTTGACAGGAAGGTGGAGGAACTCGGTCTGGAAATGTTCAGCGACCCGAGGGAGGCGGTTGTTGGGATATACAAGAACGCCGTCCTCTGGCTCGAGATACTCGGCGTTCCATACAAGGAAAGCTGGACCCACTGGGAGCACGCGGAGAGGGTTCAAATTTTCAGAGAGCCCTTCAGGGGCATAACTGAGCTCTTTGAGAAGGCAAAGTACGCCCCGGAGAAGGTTACGTGGGAGGATGCGGAGAAGGCGCTCGAGCTTTACAGGAAGATGAGGGGTGCTGTGAATGAGGTTTCATAG